A genomic window from Rhea pennata isolate bPtePen1 chromosome 12, bPtePen1.pri, whole genome shotgun sequence includes:
- the LOC134145670 gene encoding secreted frizzled-related protein 5-like, translated as MVTAHRRHPSRSGSPWLLVLLVLLLLGGSPGSWASYLRRSSICTAIPNSMALCYDIGYSEMRIPNLLEHETMPEVIQQSSSWLPLLARECHPDARIFLCSLFAPICLDRLIYPCRSLCEAVKRSCAPVMACYGYPWPEILNCNKFPADHELCISAVSTDENSSSRRTVPRASCKDCELEEASTAREILENLCASDFAVKIRIFRKNTTTTVSDFDLDPSRVEVLKHGPLLRTEIPARLQQWLDIDATCAHNIMRGTHAGVFVVSGETQSDKVVVNKAYAWHKNRNLHQAVRRWKHHRCPEQPGRKV; from the exons ATGGTCACGGCCCACCGCAGGCACCCCTCGAGGTCGGGCAGCCCATGGCTGCTGGTTCTGCTGGTGCTTCTGCTGCTCGGGGGCTCTCCGGGCAGCTGGGCAAGCTACCTGAGAAGGTCCTCCATCTGCACGGCCATCCCCAACAGCATGGCCTTGTGCTACGACATCGGTTACTCTGAGATGAGGATTCCTAATCTGCTGGAGCATGAAACCATGCCAGAAGTgatccagcagtcctccagcTGGCTGCCCTTACTTGCCAGAGAGTGTCATCCAGATGCTAGGattttcctctgctccctctttGCACCAATCTGCTTGGacag GCTCATCTACCCCTGTCGCAGCTTGTGTGAAGCTGTCAAGAGAAGCTGTGCACCCGTCATGGCTTGTTATGGTTACCCATGGCCTGAAATCCTGAACTGCAACAAGTTTCCTGCAGATCACGAGCTGTGCATCTCAGCAGTCTCCACTGATGAAAATTCCTCAAGCAGGAGAA CAGTGCCCCGAGCCAGCTGCAAGGATTGTGAGCTCGAGGAGGCCAGCACTGCCAGGGAGATCCTGGAGAACCTCTGTGCCAGTGATTTTG CTGTGAAAATCAGGATCTTCAGGAAGAACACAACAACAACCGTCTCCGACTTCGACCTGGACCCTTCCCGGGTGGAGGTCTTGAAGCACGGCCCGCTCCTCCGAACTGAAATCCCCGCCAGGCTCCAGCAGTGGCTGGACATAGATGCCACGTGCGCTCACAACATCATGCGAGGCACTCACGCAGGCGTCTTTGTCGTAAGCGGGGAAACGCAGAGCGACAAAGTCGTGGTCAACAAGGCCTACGCCTGGCACAAGAACAGGAACCTGCACCAGGCGGTGCGGAGATGGAAACATCATCGCTGCCCGGAACAGCCTGGCAGGAAGGTCTGA
- the WDR6 gene encoding tRNA (34-2'-O)-methyltransferase regulator WDR6, protein MESVALVAPVTALEFVADVLLAGTGPEVAAFRLSGGGAAAAGRRSVLRQASVQGLRAEPGGGGGAVRVAAFGGRWLAVLALGARVWEARWAAGGRLALALGGGAVALYEWRGGGRWLRRAQCGGAGALRCAALAGAAAGWARLALAAGTAAGAVVVWRAAAAAEPRRRLRGHRGAVLALSYAAPRGLLASASEDRSVRLWAVGELGAGGDAPCLLVCYGHGARVGAVALRGPRPVSAGEDGACLEWACGGGVRRARRGHRGALRALAVRPAGGCVATGGADGGARLWRPREAGELAAYEAAAGRWAPVLPAEAAGPRALLAAAPLPGGALCALGGGDGRLLIFALDRPGHAARAELFEGAVRGLSWAARPGPPADAVALLASGPCGELLWLDVAPRPGRAPSLRLVGRYLLPPCKQRWHTCAAFPPPGDLLVCGDRRGSLLLFPCSHPQGPADESPGSAGGEDSGSESELSFLAQKEVLPLENPLSILFGLHGKTGVTSVTCHSGYVYSTGRDGCYRQLRLRARRLEVLRKHRPCKGLQWIEELRFTPSGDVLVLGFHADNFVVWSTRTGENLHCVPCGGGHRSWSYSSSPSAEAFAYIKQGDVMLYCSSPEPREQQVLLASLHGRQIACVRRLGAVQAPGHAATDVLVTGSEDTMACVLTLSEHSRTAVPITTLDDHISSVRALALASPARPGADGLSTLLFSGGGRAQIECYQLLLAGDPASDSTVACEVVHVASHRLDEHWDRMKNRHKLIKMDPETRYMSLVVVPGTDAEQLPTPCKFLAAACSDGSVRLFGLLEAARKLVLVAESFHHQRCVLKVETFLHAQAGGARRHFLCSAATDGSVAFWDITTTLAEAVDALHRAEGEVQPLALGAPLLSIMAHSCGVNSLHVREVPQGRYLVASGSDDGSIHVCLVEVAPGAGETCLRVLERFLRPCAHAAHVTGVRVLRPDLVLSASVDQRLMLWQLGPGSLEALSTTFFHVPDLAELDCWEAAAEPSGELHYYCVLCGQGLELVRCAVRATRPEPPPLEAPR, encoded by the exons atGGAGTCGGTGGCGCTGGTGGCGCCGGTGACGGCGCTGGAGTTCGTGGCGGATGTGCTGCTGGccg GCACGGGCCCGGAGGTGGCGGCGTTCCGgctgagcggcggcggcgcggcggcggcggggcggcggagcGTGCTGCGGCAGGCGAGCGTGCAGGGGCTGCgggcggagccgggcggcggcggcggcgcggtgcggGTGGCGGCGTTCGGCGGGCGCTGGCTGGCGGTGCtggcg ctGGGCGCGCGGGTATGGGAGGCGCGctgggcggcgggcgggcggctggcgctggcgctgggCGGCGGCGCCGTGGCGCTGTACGAgtggcgcggcggcgggcgctggctgcggcgggcgcagtgcggcggcgccggggcgctgcgctgcgccgcgctggccggggcggcggcgggctgggcgCGCCTGGCGCTGGCGGCCGGCACGGCGGCGGGCGCCGTGGTGGtgtggcgggcggcggcggcggcggagccgcggcggcggctgcgggggcACCGCGGCGCCGTGCTGGCGCTCAGCTacgcggcgccgcgggggctgctCGCCTCCGCCTCCGAGGACCGCAGCGTGCGGCTCTGGGCCGTGGGCGAGCTGGGCGCCGGCGGCGACGCGCCCTGCCTGCTCGTGTGCTACGGGCACGGGGCGCGCGTGGGCGCCGTGGCGctgcgcggcccgcggcccgtGAGCGCCGGCGAAGACGGCGCCTGCCTCGAGTGGGCGTGCGGCGGCGGCgtgcggcgggcgcggcgcgggcaccGCGGGGCCCTGCGCGCCCTGGCCGTGCGCCCGGCCGGCGGCTGCGTGGCCACGGGCGGCGCCGACGGCGGCGCGCGGCTCTGGCggccgcgggag GCGGGCGAGCTGGCGGCCtacgaggcggcggcggggcgctgggCGCCGGTGCTGCCCGCcgaggccgcggggccccgTGCGCTGCTggcggccgccccgctgcccggcggcgcgcTCTGCGCCCTGGGCGGCGGCGACGGGCGCCTGCTCATCTTCGCCCTCGACCGGCCCGGCCACGCGGCCCGCGCCGAGCTCTTCGAGGGTGCCGTGCGTGGGCTGAGCTGGGCCGCCCGGCCTGGGCCGCCCGCCGACGCCGTCGCCCTCCTGGCCTCCGGCCCCTGCGGGGAGCTGCTCTGGCTGGACGTCGCCCCGCGTCCCGGGCGGGCGCCCTCGCTGCGGCTCGTGGGCCGCTACCTGCTGCCGCCCTGCAAGCAGCGCTGGCACACCTGCGCCGCCTTCCCGCCCCCGGGCGACCTCCTGGTGTGCGGCGACCGCCGCGGctccctcctgctcttcccCTGCAGCCACCCGCAGGGGCCGGCGGACGAAAGCCCCGGTTCTGCCGGCGGCGAGGACTCTGGGAGCGAGTCGGAGCTCTCCTTTTTGGCGCAAAAGGAGGTTCTTCCCCTCGAGAACCCGCTGTCCATCCTCTTCGGGCTCCACGGGAAGACAGGGGTCACCTCAGTGACCTGCCACAGCGGCTACGTTTACAGCACGGGCCGGGACGGCTGCTACCGGCAGCTCCGCCTGCGGGCCCGGCGGCTGGAGGTCCTGCGGAAGCACAGGCCTTGCAAAGGGCTGCAGTGGATTGAGGAGCTGCGCTTCACCCCCAGCGGGGACGTGCTCGTGCTGGGCTTCCACGCCGACAACTTCGTGGTGTGGAGCACCCGGACCGGCGAGAACCTCCACTGCGTCCCCTGTGGCGGGGGGCACCGCTCCTGGAGCTACAGCAGCAGCCCCTCGGCCGAGGCCTTCGCTTACATCAAGCAGGGGGACGTGATGCTCTactgcagctctcctgagcCCCGCGAGCAGCAGGTGCTCCTGGCGTCCCTGCACGGGCGGCAGATCGCGTGTGTGCGGCGCCTGGGAGCCGTGCAGGCGCCCGGGCACGCCGCCACTGACGTCCTCGTCACCGGCAGCGAGGACACCATGGCCTGTGTCCTCACGCTCAGTGAGCACTCCCGCACAGCCGTGCCCATTACCACGCTTGACGACCACATCTCCAGCGTGAGAGCGCTGGCGCTGGccagccccgcgcggcccggcgccgaCGGCCTTTCCACCCTGCTCTTCTCCGGCGGGGGCCGGGCACAGATCGAGTGCTACCAGCTGCTCCTCGCTGGGGACCCGGCCTCCGATAGCACCGTGGCCTGCGAGGTTGTCCACGTGGCCTCCCACCGGCTGGACGAGCACTGGGACCGAATGAAGAATAGGCACAAGCTCATCAAGATGGACCCAGAGACCAG GTACATGTCCCTCGTGGTGGTGCCCGGGACCGACGCCGAGCAGCTGCCGACACCCTGCAagttcctggctgctgcctgcagtgaCGGCTCCGTCCG cctctttgggcTGCTGGAGGCCGCCCGGAAGCTGGTGCTCGTGGCGGAGTCGTTCCACCACCAGCGCTGCGTGCTGAAGGTGGAGACGTTCCTGCACGCGCAGGCCGGAGGCGCGAG GAGACACTTCCTGTGCAGCGCAGCCACCGACGGCAGCGTCGCCTTCTGGGACATCACCACCACCCTCGCGGAGGCCGTGGATGCCCTGCACCGAGCGGAGGGGGAGGTGCAGCCCCTGG CCCTGGGCGCCCCGCTGCTCAGCATCATGGCTCACAGCTGCGGCGTCAACAGCCTGCACGTCCGGGAGGTGCCGCAGGGCCGGTACCTGGTGGCGAGCGGCAGCGACGACGGCTCCATCCACGTCTGCCTGGTGGAGGTGGCCCCGGGCGCCGGGGAGACCTGCCTGCGCGTCCTGGAGCGGTTCTTGCGGCCCTGCGCCCACGCCGCCCACGTGACGGGCGTCAGGGTGCTGCGGCCGGACCTGGTGCTCTCTGCCTCGGTGGACCAGCGCTTGATGCTGTGGCAGCTGGGCCCGGGCAGCCTGGAGGCTCTGAGCACCACCTTCTTCCACGTGCCCGACCTGGCGGAGCTCGACTGCTGGGAGGCGGCGGCAGAGCCTAGCGGGGAGCTGCACTACTACTGCGTGCTCTGCgggcagggcctggagctggTGCGCTGCGCGGTGCGCGCCACCCGCCCCGAGCCCCCGCCGCTGGAAGCGCCCCGGTGA
- the P4HTM gene encoding transmembrane prolyl 4-hydroxylase has translation MAAAAAAEGPPLPGPPGGRPRPVCSRPYFLVLMVFAHLYVLNVLGLLLFVHLSAGEPGGPPPPAAAAPPPPARALPRLEGIKVGHTQRVELVPGRAHAVRTLSLKPLLFEIPDFLTEEECKLIIHLAQLKGLQKSQILPTDDYEEAMEMIEISQMDIFNLLDHNQDGQLQLKEVLTHTRLGNGRWMTPENIREMYTAVKADPDGNGVLSLEEFKQLNIRDFHKYMGTQKVKMSDLVRNSQHTWLYQGEGAHQVMRAIRQRVMRLTRLPPEIVEHSEPLQVVRYDQGGHYHAHMDSGPVFPETACSHTKLVANESAPFETSCRYVTVLFYLNNVTGGGETVFPIADNRTYEEMSLIQNDTDLRDTRKNCDKGNLRVKPQQGTAVFWYNYLSDGEGWVGELDDFALHGGCLVTRGTKWIANNWINVDPNRRRQLQFEQEMARYAGAEAGVPGEWTVDKAYSGVHVEL, from the exons atggcggcggcggcggcggcagaggGGCCCCCGCTGCCTGGCCCGCCGgggggccgcccgcggcccgtCTGCTCGCGGCCCTATTTCCTGGTGCTCATGGTCTTCGCGCACCTCTACGTGCTCAACgtcctggggctgctgctcttCGTGCACCTCAGCGCCGGCGAGCCCggcggcccgccgccccccgccgccgccgcgccgccgccgcccgcccgcgccctcCCGCGCCTCGAGGGCATCAAG GTGGGCCACACGCAGCGGGTGGAGCTGGTGCCCGGGCGGGCCCACGCCGTGCGCACCCTCAGCCTCAAGCCGCTGCTCTTCG aaattccAGACTTCCTGACAGAGGAGGAATGCAAGCTGATCATCCATCTGGCACAGCTGAAGGGGCTGCAGAAAAGCCAGATCCTACCAACAGATGACTACGAGGAAGCCATGGAAATGATAGAAATCAGCCAGATGGATATTTTCAATCTGCTGGACCACAATCAGGATGGGCAGCTGCAACTCAAAGAG GTGCTGACCCACACCCGCCTTGGGAATGGCAGGTGGATGACCCCTGAAAATATCCGAGAGATGTACACTGCAGTCAAGGCCGATCCTGATGGGAACG GTGTGCTGAGTTTGGAGGAGTTCAAACAATTGAACATCCGTGATTTCCACAAATACATGGGAACTCAGAAAGTGAAGATGAGTGACCTGGTGCGGAACAGCCAGCACACCTGGCTGTACCAGGGTGAGGGGGCGCACCAGGTCATGAGAGCCATACGGCAAAG ggtAATGCGCCTGACTCGCTTGCCCCCAGAGATTGTGGAGCACAGCGAGCCCCTCCAGGTTGTGCGGTATGATCAAGGAGGGCACTACCATGCCCACATGGACAGTGGCCCTGTGTTCCCTGAGACTGCCTGCAGCCACACCAAGCTAGTCGCCAATGAGAGTGCTCCCTTTGAGACCTCATGCCG CTATGTGACAGTTCTGTTCTACCTGAACAACGTGACTGGGGGAGGCGAAACAGTCTTTCCTATAGCTGATAACAGGACATATGAAGAAATG TCTCTGATCCAGAATGATACTGACCTGCGAGATACTCGGAAAAATTGTGATAAGGGCAATTTGCGAGTGAAACCTCAACAAGGCACTGCTGTCTTCTGGTACAACTACCTGTCGGACGGAGAAG GCTGGGTGGGGGAGCTGGACGACTTCGCCCTGCACGGAGGCTGCCTCGTCACCCGAGGGACCAAGTGGATCGCCAACAACTGGATCAACGTGGACCCCAACCGGCGGCGGCAGCTGCAGTTCGAGCAGGAAATGGCGCGCTATGCGGGGGCCGAGGCCGGGGTCCCGGGCGAGTGGACGGTGGATAAAGCCTACAGCGGCGTGCACGTGGAGCTGTAG
- the ARIH2 gene encoding E3 ubiquitin-protein ligase ARIH2 isoform X2 produces the protein MVHSSHHCAVCMQFVRKENLLSLACQHQFCRSCWEQHCTVLVKDGVGVGVSCMAQDCLLRTPEDFVFPLLPSEELKDKYRRYLFRDYVESHYQLQLCPGADCPMVIQVQEPKARRVQCNRCNEVFCFKCRQMYHAPTDCATIRKWLTKCADDSETANYISAHTKDCPKCNICIEKNGGCNHMQCSKCKHDFCWMCLGDWKTHGSEYYECSRYKENPDIVNQSQQAQAREALKKYLFYFERWENHNKSLQLEAQTYQRIQEKIQERVMNNLGTWIDWQYLQNAAKLLAKCRYTLQYTYPYAYYMESGPRKKLFEYQQAQLEAEIENLSWKVERADSYDRGDLENQMHIAEQRRRTLLKDFHDT, from the exons ATGGTACATTCCTCTCATCACTGCGCAGTGTGTATGCAGTTTGTCCGGAAGGAGAACTTGCTCTCTCTGGCTTGTCAGCACCAGTTCTGCCGCAGCTGTTGGGAGCAGCACTGTACAGTGCTCGTCAAGGATGGTGTCGGAGTTG GGGTCTCCTGCATGGCTCAGGACTGCCTGCTTCGGACACCAGAAGACTTTGTGTTTCCATTGCTGCCTAGTGAGGAGCTGAAAGACAAATACAGGCGCTACCTCTTCAGGGACTATGTGGAG AGCCATtatcagctgcagctgtgtcCTGGTGCGGACTGCCCTATGGTCATACAGGTACAGGAGCCGAAAGCCCGGCGAGTGCAGTGCAATCGTTGCAATGAGGTCTTCtg CTTCAAGTGTCGGCAGATGTACCACGCACCCACAGACTGTGCTACCATTCGGAAATGGCTCACCAAGTGTGCAGATGACTCCGAAACAGCCAACTACATCAGTGCTCACACTAAAGAC TGCCCCAAGTGCAATATCTGTATTGAAAAGAATGGAGGCTGCAATCACATG caaTGCTCCAAATGCAAGCATG aCTTCTGCTGGATGTGTCTGGGAGACTGGAAGACTCACGGCAGCGAGTACTACGAATGCAGTCGGTACAAAGAGAATCCTGATATTGTAAACCAGAGTCAGCAAGCACAGGCCAGGGAGGCCCTTAAGAAGTACTTGTTCTATTTTGAGAGG TGGGAGAATCACAATAAAAGCTTGCAGTTGGAGGCACAGACATACCAACGAATTCAGGAGAAAATCCAAGAAAGAGTTATGAACAACTTGGGAACATGGATAGACTGGCAATACCTACAAAATGCTGCAAAGCTGCTTGCAAAG TGTCGTTACACCCTGCAGTACACATATCCGTATGCCTACTACATGGAGTCGGGTCCCAGAAAGAAACTG TTTGAATACCAGCAGGCCCAATTGGAAGCTGAAATTGAAAATCTCTCATGGAAGGTGGAACGAGCAGATAGCTATGACAGAGGG GACTTAGAGAATCAGATGCACATAGCAGAGCAGAGACGGAGGACCCTGCTGAAAGACTTCCATGATACATAA